One window of Novipirellula aureliae genomic DNA carries:
- a CDS encoding transglutaminase-like domain-containing protein → MNIIEVGCQLRYRVWSPTVFLLNLSVARNAHQTVTSESLEVVPYQVIEECEVGPLGNRVVRLNATPGELTIRYTATAELRSDEVDSTNVGETNYEQLPADVLSYLNPSRYCESDKLYRFAFEEFGQLLTGYSRVTAICNWTYQQLAYTPGSTGPTTTACDVLIQRTGVCRDYAHVAISLCRAMGIPARYVSGYAVNLHPPDFHGFFEAYLDRRWFLFDATRLAPVGGFVRIGTGRDAADVAFATIRGEAESTEVFVWASDMSPSSRLLPSDDVQTGISSA, encoded by the coding sequence ATGAACATCATTGAAGTCGGCTGTCAGTTGCGCTACCGCGTGTGGTCCCCTACCGTTTTTCTATTGAATCTATCGGTGGCTCGGAATGCCCACCAAACGGTCACATCCGAATCGTTGGAGGTTGTTCCCTATCAAGTGATCGAAGAGTGTGAGGTTGGACCACTTGGCAATCGAGTGGTTCGGCTCAACGCGACGCCTGGCGAACTTACGATCCGCTACACCGCTACGGCTGAACTCCGTTCCGACGAGGTCGATTCCACGAATGTGGGTGAGACGAATTACGAGCAATTGCCCGCTGACGTGCTATCGTACCTGAATCCAAGTCGTTACTGCGAATCGGACAAGTTGTACCGTTTTGCGTTTGAAGAATTCGGGCAATTACTGACTGGCTATTCACGAGTCACCGCGATCTGTAACTGGACGTACCAGCAACTCGCCTACACGCCTGGTAGCACAGGCCCGACGACCACCGCGTGCGATGTCTTGATACAGCGCACGGGAGTTTGTCGAGATTACGCGCATGTCGCGATCAGTCTCTGCCGAGCGATGGGGATACCTGCGCGGTACGTTTCGGGCTACGCGGTCAACCTACACCCACCCGACTTTCATGGTTTTTTTGAAGCGTACTTGGATCGGCGTTGGTTTTTGTTCGATGCAACGCGACTGGCACCCGTCGGAGGGTTTGTCAGGATCGGAACTGGTCGTGATGCCGCTGATGTTGCGTTTGCGACGATTCGAGGTGAAGCGGAAAGCACTGAAGTTTTTGTTTGGGCTAGCGACATGAGCCCAAGTAGCCGGCTCCTTCCTTCCGACGATGTGCAAACGGGGATCAGTTCAGCGTAA
- a CDS encoding flavoprotein produces MSPNDRSILLAVGGGIAAYKSAVLCSRLVQAGHDLQIVMTASATEFVGKATFSALSGKPVQSDSFAHHSMPLGAHIECSEDVDLMIVAPATANLLAKFAAGIADDLLSTLYLQVACPVLLAPAMSASMWSKPAVQRNVEALRQDGCHLVGPESGWLSCRVKGEGRMSEPESIFDAATALLA; encoded by the coding sequence ATGAGTCCGAACGATCGATCGATCTTGTTGGCCGTTGGCGGTGGGATTGCGGCCTATAAATCAGCGGTGCTTTGTAGCCGATTGGTACAGGCGGGGCATGATCTGCAGATCGTCATGACCGCATCGGCGACCGAGTTCGTTGGCAAGGCAACCTTCTCAGCGCTGTCCGGTAAACCAGTGCAATCCGACTCGTTCGCTCATCATTCGATGCCGCTCGGGGCACACATCGAATGCAGTGAAGACGTCGACCTAATGATCGTTGCCCCCGCGACAGCAAATTTGTTGGCGAAGTTCGCGGCTGGGATAGCCGACGATTTGCTCAGCACGTTGTATCTGCAAGTCGCTTGTCCGGTTCTGTTGGCGCCTGCGATGAGTGCGTCGATGTGGAGCAAGCCTGCGGTACAGCGAAATGTGGAAGCATTACGCCAAGATGGGTGTCACCTAGTCGGTCCCGAATCAGGGTGGCTCAGTTGCCGCGTCAAAGGCGAAGGTCGGATGTCGGAACCAGAATCGATTTTCGATGCAGCAACGGCTCTGCTTGCCTAG
- a CDS encoding DUF1501 domain-containing protein codes for MNDNRNHQIQVEFSRRQTLQSGVLGAAGVAVGHTVPAQAFASELPAKAKSVIQIFLWGGMSHVDTWDPKPDAGRDYTGEFSGVISTNVPGIQLGELFPALSKQADKYSLIRSMTHGNNGHETAAYLMQTGHMPGERLAYPSVGAVFSLFKGRDYEGLIPPYVVLTKPQGRFSEEGFLGPKYKPFATGGDPNAQRFAVEGVVAKNITDERQKSRRDLLGNLDPFAQTMPQLESAFATKERAYELILGRGKEVFDLSKEDDKLRERYGRNTFGQECLVARRMVETGVPYIVINYPGGWDTHKNHFQTMRRQVPQLDQGLAALLEDLSDRGLLDSTIVWCSGEFGRGPKVDWQPPWNGGRNHYGKVFSVLVAGGGFQGGEIVGASDEKGETVKERPVYPVDLLGSIYTLAGIDPHAKLPHPLGADAQVLPDASEDVKSGGLLTEIM; via the coding sequence ATGAATGACAACCGGAATCACCAAATTCAAGTCGAATTCTCACGACGTCAAACGTTACAAAGTGGAGTGCTCGGTGCCGCAGGCGTTGCCGTGGGACATACTGTACCGGCCCAGGCGTTTGCGTCGGAGCTGCCTGCGAAAGCGAAATCGGTGATTCAGATCTTTTTGTGGGGAGGTATGTCGCACGTCGATACATGGGACCCTAAACCCGACGCCGGACGCGATTACACGGGTGAGTTTTCAGGCGTGATTTCGACCAACGTCCCTGGCATCCAATTGGGTGAGCTGTTTCCGGCACTTTCGAAACAAGCGGACAAGTATTCGTTGATCCGCAGCATGACGCACGGCAACAACGGTCATGAAACGGCTGCTTATCTGATGCAAACCGGACATATGCCTGGCGAACGCTTGGCTTATCCCAGTGTTGGTGCGGTTTTTTCGCTCTTCAAAGGCCGTGACTACGAAGGCTTGATTCCTCCGTATGTCGTGCTAACAAAACCGCAAGGTCGGTTTTCCGAAGAGGGCTTTTTGGGACCAAAGTACAAACCGTTCGCAACGGGCGGCGATCCGAATGCGCAACGTTTCGCCGTCGAAGGAGTCGTCGCCAAGAATATCACCGATGAGCGTCAGAAGTCGCGGCGTGACCTACTCGGAAACCTCGATCCGTTTGCTCAAACGATGCCGCAGCTCGAGTCGGCATTTGCAACCAAAGAGCGAGCCTATGAGTTGATCCTTGGTCGCGGTAAAGAGGTGTTCGATCTATCGAAAGAAGATGACAAACTTCGTGAGCGATACGGTCGAAACACGTTTGGCCAAGAATGCTTGGTCGCTCGGCGGATGGTGGAAACGGGCGTTCCCTACATTGTGATCAACTACCCCGGTGGATGGGATACCCACAAGAACCACTTCCAAACAATGCGGCGGCAAGTACCCCAATTAGACCAGGGTTTGGCGGCATTGTTGGAAGACCTAAGTGACCGTGGGCTGCTCGATAGTACGATCGTTTGGTGTTCCGGTGAATTCGGCCGTGGTCCCAAAGTGGATTGGCAACCGCCATGGAACGGAGGACGCAATCACTACGGAAAAGTCTTCTCCGTCTTGGTCGCAGGCGGTGGTTTTCAGGGAGGAGAAATCGTGGGTGCTTCCGACGAGAAGGGCGAAACGGTCAAGGAGCGTCCGGTCTATCCCGTCGATTTATTGGGCAGCATCTACACACTCGCAGGCATCGATCCGCATGCCAAATTGCCGCATCCCCTCGGGGCCGATGCGCAAGTGCTACCCGATGCGTCGGAAGACGTCAAATCGGGTGGCTTATTGACCGAGATTATGTGA
- a CDS encoding putative manganese-dependent inorganic diphosphatase, translated as MTIHVFGHRNPDTDSICSALAYAEFLKKTIRPDAIAASCGAPNQRTEFALRKANVTHPRIIMDIRPELQDVCQRQVIAARHSDAFFEVYRLMKEHSLRAIPVLDDDDQLLGIVSLLDLFELVFQGDVDAAHSRDVCSNLSKVASVLGGKLAHAVEPDRTDDFVLTVGAMSAGGFTDRLHGFAPERLLVVSGDRPTIQLPAVEWGVRALVVTGGFELSSGLMHLAEARGVSVITSPHDTATTTMRIKAARLIRSTIDRNFVSLPAKMPVCTARQQIVRSRQTIFPVLDGGKLIGVISKSDLVNPPKPEIILVDHNELTQSVNGAEDADIIEVLDHHRLGGSLKSSDPIRFTLEPVGSTCTLVAQKYQKAQMDPSPSMALCMASGIISDTLYLRSPTTTDVDREMLEWLQAFCKVDLAEYANEFFEIGSALRSCTPREVVREDCKEFQEAACKFSISQIEEIGFDLFWQRKKELSVALEELARENNYDFSALLVTNIASNGSLLLMSRQPEGWEEINYPELEDNLFELEEVVSRKKQLLPLIISLLDSSMPEENGA; from the coding sequence ATGACAATTCATGTTTTCGGGCATCGAAATCCCGATACCGATTCGATTTGTAGCGCTCTCGCGTATGCTGAGTTCCTAAAAAAAACGATACGGCCCGATGCAATCGCGGCGAGTTGTGGTGCGCCGAACCAGCGGACGGAGTTTGCCCTTCGCAAAGCAAACGTGACCCACCCGCGGATCATCATGGACATTCGTCCAGAGCTGCAAGACGTTTGCCAACGGCAAGTGATTGCGGCTCGCCACAGCGATGCCTTTTTCGAGGTCTATCGGCTGATGAAAGAGCATTCGCTGCGAGCGATCCCCGTGCTCGATGATGACGATCAATTGTTGGGGATCGTCTCGTTGCTCGATCTTTTTGAATTGGTTTTTCAAGGTGACGTGGATGCGGCGCATTCACGCGACGTTTGTAGCAATCTTTCTAAGGTCGCGTCGGTCCTTGGCGGTAAACTCGCCCATGCGGTCGAACCAGACCGCACCGACGATTTTGTGCTGACAGTCGGGGCGATGAGTGCGGGTGGGTTCACCGACCGATTGCATGGCTTTGCACCTGAGCGGTTGTTGGTCGTCAGTGGTGACCGTCCAACGATCCAGCTTCCCGCTGTAGAATGGGGAGTGAGAGCATTGGTGGTGACGGGCGGGTTTGAGCTTTCCAGCGGTCTGATGCACCTCGCCGAGGCAAGGGGCGTTTCAGTGATCACGAGTCCTCATGATACCGCAACGACAACGATGCGTATCAAGGCGGCGCGATTGATCCGTTCGACAATCGACCGCAACTTCGTCTCCCTTCCCGCAAAGATGCCTGTATGTACGGCACGCCAGCAGATTGTTCGCTCAAGGCAAACGATCTTTCCGGTTCTCGATGGGGGAAAACTCATTGGAGTGATCTCCAAGAGCGATTTGGTCAATCCACCCAAGCCTGAGATTATCTTGGTCGATCATAATGAACTGACTCAATCGGTCAACGGAGCCGAGGATGCTGACATCATCGAGGTCCTCGACCATCACCGTCTCGGTGGCTCTCTCAAATCGTCGGATCCTATCCGCTTTACACTTGAACCGGTTGGTTCAACATGTACTTTGGTGGCTCAGAAGTACCAAAAGGCTCAAATGGATCCATCCCCATCGATGGCACTCTGCATGGCATCGGGGATTATTAGCGACACACTTTACCTGCGCTCGCCAACGACGACGGACGTCGACCGCGAGATGTTGGAATGGCTACAAGCATTCTGTAAGGTCGACTTGGCGGAATATGCCAATGAGTTCTTTGAAATTGGCTCGGCACTGCGCTCGTGTACGCCCCGCGAAGTCGTGCGAGAGGACTGCAAGGAATTCCAAGAGGCCGCCTGCAAGTTTTCAATCTCACAAATCGAAGAGATTGGCTTCGATCTGTTCTGGCAACGCAAAAAGGAATTGTCGGTCGCACTCGAAGAGTTGGCTCGCGAAAACAATTATGATTTTTCTGCCTTGCTCGTCACCAATATCGCCAGTAACGGCAGTCTACTGCTGATGAGTCGCCAACCGGAGGGTTGGGAAGAGATCAACTACCCCGAATTGGAGGACAACCTTTTTGAATTGGAGGAAGTGGTCAGCCGCAAAAAGCAATTGCTACCGTTGATCATCAGCCTACTCGATTCGTCCATGCCTGAGGAAAACGGCGCATAG
- the gmk gene encoding guanylate kinase, with translation MSDTNDGRLIIISGPSGAGKSTVLRRLLSKCDLPLKMSISATTRKPRQGERDGIDYFFLSAEEFERRREAGDFLECKRVFKLGDWYGTLKSQVATGLKAGQWVILEIDVQGALAVLEQKDFDPVSLFIHPGTMQELERRLRNRATESEEAIAARLETAKSEMRFIDRYQHEIINDSVDQTVSNICLILKEHREHQACSKN, from the coding sequence ATGAGCGACACAAACGATGGTCGATTGATTATCATTTCGGGACCAAGCGGTGCCGGAAAATCAACCGTTCTGCGCCGTTTGCTAAGCAAATGTGACCTGCCACTGAAAATGAGCATCTCGGCGACGACCCGAAAGCCTCGCCAGGGCGAACGAGACGGAATCGATTACTTTTTTTTGTCAGCGGAAGAGTTTGAGCGGCGACGAGAAGCAGGAGACTTTCTGGAGTGCAAGCGAGTTTTTAAGCTTGGCGATTGGTATGGAACGCTAAAAAGTCAAGTCGCTACTGGCCTAAAAGCAGGTCAATGGGTTATTTTAGAAATTGACGTCCAAGGGGCTCTGGCCGTCCTGGAACAAAAGGATTTCGATCCGGTTTCGTTGTTCATTCATCCTGGAACAATGCAAGAACTGGAACGACGATTACGAAATCGAGCCACCGAATCCGAAGAAGCGATCGCCGCGCGGCTGGAAACGGCGAAGAGTGAAATGCGGTTCATCGATCGCTACCAACATGAAATCATCAACGATTCCGTCGACCAAACGGTCTCGAATATTTGTCTGATCTTAAAAGAACATAGGGAACACCAAGCATGCTCGAAGAACTAA
- a CDS encoding DUF1553 domain-containing protein — translation MKYSLWLAVFAFLVSFAPGVIAEQPTFSPAMRAVFESDRPAVPTSEIDRLVFRSLSELGIEPVICSDCVFIRRAYLDTIGCLPTAAEVRAFLSDTDTKTKRVRLIDQLLERDEFADYWSMKWGDTLRIKAEFPINLWPNAAQAYHHWVRDSIAQNKPYDQFARELLTSSGSNFRAPEVNFYRAVQNKTPEGIANAVALTFMGCRSDSWSPTKLEGMAAFFSQIGYKPTAEWKEEIVFWDPLHQSVDASNVAPGSAVPGKVAASPETDGSLPSIVRPTVATFPDGKTVKLTTEADPRIAFAAWLIRDDNPYFARSAVNRVWAWLLGRGLVEPADDFRADNPPIHPELLAYLESEFVKSHYDLKSLYRLILTSEVYQFSSLSNAASTDGESRSVAELANYPLRRLDAEVLIDAINQITGSNDLYTSAIPEPFTYIPRGQPAVSIADGSITSPFLALFGRSARATGMADERSNNPVPAQWLHLLNSSHIQQKLERGQKLKRFFAANRKPQQTIDELYLTILSRHPSESEISIVMAYPNNRGRFRREDWIDICWALINSTEFSYKH, via the coding sequence GTGAAATACTCACTGTGGCTTGCTGTCTTTGCGTTTCTTGTTTCCTTCGCTCCAGGCGTTATCGCCGAACAACCTACGTTTTCCCCGGCGATGCGGGCTGTCTTTGAATCGGATCGTCCAGCGGTTCCCACGAGTGAGATCGACCGCTTGGTTTTCCGGTCGCTTTCCGAGCTTGGCATCGAACCGGTCATTTGTTCCGACTGCGTATTTATACGCCGAGCGTATTTGGACACGATCGGTTGTCTGCCGACCGCTGCGGAAGTCCGAGCGTTTCTTTCCGATACCGACACGAAGACAAAACGTGTTCGCTTGATCGACCAACTGCTCGAGCGAGATGAGTTCGCCGACTACTGGTCGATGAAGTGGGGTGATACGCTACGGATCAAAGCTGAATTCCCGATTAACCTATGGCCCAACGCAGCCCAGGCTTATCACCATTGGGTTCGCGATTCGATCGCTCAGAACAAGCCATACGATCAATTCGCGCGGGAGCTATTGACATCAAGTGGTAGCAACTTTCGGGCTCCTGAGGTTAATTTTTATCGGGCTGTGCAAAATAAAACACCGGAAGGCATCGCCAATGCCGTTGCCTTGACTTTTATGGGTTGCCGCAGCGATTCGTGGTCGCCAACAAAGCTGGAAGGGATGGCTGCGTTCTTTTCGCAAATCGGATACAAGCCGACTGCGGAATGGAAAGAAGAAATCGTGTTTTGGGATCCGCTGCACCAGAGCGTGGACGCGTCCAACGTTGCACCCGGCAGTGCCGTTCCCGGGAAGGTTGCTGCGTCGCCTGAAACCGATGGGAGCCTGCCTTCGATCGTCCGTCCAACCGTAGCGACCTTTCCCGATGGAAAGACGGTGAAATTGACGACGGAAGCGGATCCCCGTATCGCGTTTGCAGCGTGGTTAATCCGAGACGACAATCCCTATTTTGCCCGTAGCGCAGTCAATCGCGTTTGGGCTTGGTTGTTGGGACGTGGGTTGGTGGAACCCGCCGACGATTTTCGAGCCGATAACCCGCCGATCCACCCTGAACTGCTGGCCTACTTAGAGAGCGAGTTCGTCAAGAGCCACTATGATCTGAAATCGCTCTATCGGTTGATCCTCACCTCGGAGGTCTACCAGTTTTCGTCCCTATCAAATGCTGCGTCGACGGATGGCGAAAGCCGCTCGGTTGCCGAGTTAGCAAATTATCCGCTGCGTCGTCTCGATGCCGAAGTATTGATTGATGCGATCAACCAAATCACTGGATCAAACGATCTTTACACCAGTGCGATTCCGGAGCCGTTCACCTACATTCCTCGCGGGCAGCCTGCGGTTTCGATAGCTGACGGTAGCATCACGAGCCCGTTTCTTGCTTTGTTCGGAAGATCGGCGCGAGCCACCGGCATGGCCGATGAACGCAGCAACAACCCGGTTCCGGCCCAATGGCTACACCTACTCAATTCGAGTCACATCCAGCAAAAACTCGAAAGGGGGCAAAAACTTAAGAGGTTTTTCGCTGCAAATCGAAAACCGCAGCAAACCATCGACGAATTGTACCTCACTATTCTGTCTCGCCATCCAAGCGAATCTGAAATCAGCATTGTGATGGCCTATCCAAACAATCGCGGACGATTTCGCCGAGAGGATTGGATTGATATTTGTTGGGCGCTGATCAACAGTACCGAATTCTCATACAAACACTAA
- a CDS encoding DNA-directed RNA polymerase subunit omega: MLEELKEEEIVNKVGGRFKLSTLIQKRLVQLNQGSRALVNVDTHDKMSIVLQEIVQDKIVLNMDNEIQTLEDLTADAEAATDGPDLDASDL, from the coding sequence ATGCTCGAAGAACTAAAAGAAGAAGAAATCGTCAACAAGGTTGGCGGCCGTTTCAAGCTAAGTACCCTGATCCAAAAACGATTGGTTCAACTCAATCAAGGCAGTCGAGCGCTTGTGAATGTCGACACGCATGACAAAATGTCGATCGTTTTACAGGAAATTGTGCAAGACAAAATCGTGCTCAACATGGACAACGAGATCCAAACACTCGAGGATTTAACGGCCGACGCCGAAGCCGCAACGGACGGTCCCGATTTGGACGCCTCGGATTTGTAG
- a CDS encoding PPC domain-containing protein, giving the protein MSKLTVSVFLGFLSLSTTTAVTAWAQPSPYIGYAYPAGGQQGTTFAVKLGGQRLIGLEDVLVSGDGVTAEITDTFRKMNNQDRALLREQAQLLRQKQKRGSGETGTALSPTEKKILSNIESRLADYVARPASTSIAELVYVQVSIAPDAKPGPREIRVVTSRGISNPIIFPIGQIPEVTREPMRTTSMQVLGKEELALRNRPADEVEESIELPCTVNGQIASGEVNWYRFKAKQGQRLVISCFARQLIPYIADAVPGWFQAVMALYDENGNQVAYNDDFRFKPDPTIFIEVPADGEYRLCIHDAIYRGREDFVYRISIGELPTITSLFPLGGSLESVSKAELQGWNLKGAAVAPINPATQSPTVWVSAIVDGMASNRVPFAISTMNELFEVEPNNRTSQAQTIDLPTIVNGRIEQAGDMDLFAVEAKAGQTLVAEVTARRLDSPLDSMLEIRDTKGRLVAANDDHADVASGLNTHHADSYLMVKLPEDGVYYVQIRDTSQSGGKAFAYRLRLSPPCPDFELRAEPSGLALRSGKAMGVNVYAIRKDGFDGDIQIRLNDSVKRFSASSPGMKKAADSTKIWIKSLRNAKDSPSEILIEGIAEIDGQQVVRRAVACEDKMQAFLWRHLVPTEAGFSAIVFGPKEEPEFQRPLPPRPSKLDYQKARSGDVPQFTAKQVQGRLRQLRLLFEEWSITDSFYNAKVAQCETFQ; this is encoded by the coding sequence ATGAGTAAACTTACCGTATCCGTTTTTCTCGGTTTTCTGTCGCTATCGACGACCACTGCCGTAACCGCCTGGGCACAACCGTCACCCTATATCGGGTACGCCTATCCAGCCGGTGGCCAGCAGGGGACGACGTTCGCGGTCAAGCTCGGCGGCCAACGACTTATCGGCTTGGAAGATGTTCTGGTGTCTGGCGATGGCGTGACCGCCGAGATCACGGACACCTTCCGCAAAATGAACAACCAGGATCGGGCACTGCTGCGCGAACAAGCCCAACTGCTCCGACAAAAACAAAAACGTGGAAGTGGAGAGACAGGTACGGCACTCAGTCCCACCGAGAAAAAGATTCTTAGCAACATCGAATCCCGATTGGCCGACTACGTCGCCCGCCCTGCGTCCACTTCGATCGCTGAGCTGGTTTATGTCCAAGTCTCGATCGCTCCCGATGCAAAGCCGGGGCCGAGAGAAATCCGTGTGGTCACCTCACGCGGCATTTCCAATCCAATCATCTTTCCTATCGGCCAAATCCCCGAAGTGACTCGTGAGCCGATGCGAACGACCAGCATGCAAGTTCTTGGGAAAGAGGAGTTGGCACTGCGCAATCGACCGGCGGACGAGGTGGAAGAAAGCATCGAATTGCCTTGTACCGTCAATGGCCAAATTGCCTCCGGTGAGGTCAATTGGTATCGGTTTAAAGCGAAGCAAGGGCAGCGGTTGGTCATCTCCTGCTTCGCTCGACAATTGATCCCTTACATCGCCGATGCGGTTCCAGGCTGGTTCCAAGCCGTGATGGCGTTGTACGATGAAAACGGTAACCAAGTTGCCTACAATGATGATTTTCGCTTCAAACCCGACCCAACGATTTTCATCGAGGTACCTGCCGATGGCGAATATCGCCTTTGTATTCACGATGCGATCTACCGTGGCCGCGAAGATTTTGTCTATCGAATCTCGATCGGAGAATTGCCGACGATCACGAGTCTTTTTCCGCTTGGTGGTTCGCTTGAGTCGGTATCGAAAGCCGAACTTCAGGGCTGGAATTTGAAGGGTGCTGCCGTAGCGCCAATCAATCCCGCTACACAATCACCCACGGTTTGGGTGTCCGCGATCGTTGATGGGATGGCTTCCAATCGGGTGCCGTTCGCGATCAGTACGATGAACGAATTGTTCGAAGTGGAACCCAATAACAGGACGTCACAAGCGCAAACGATCGATTTGCCTACGATTGTCAATGGACGCATTGAGCAGGCAGGGGACATGGACCTCTTTGCCGTCGAGGCGAAAGCAGGCCAAACACTGGTTGCCGAAGTGACCGCTCGCCGATTGGATTCGCCACTCGATTCGATGTTAGAGATCCGAGATACAAAGGGTAGGTTGGTTGCCGCGAATGATGATCATGCCGATGTCGCTTCAGGGCTGAATACGCATCATGCCGATTCCTACTTGATGGTGAAGCTTCCCGAGGACGGCGTCTATTACGTGCAAATTAGGGACACCAGCCAAAGTGGTGGTAAAGCTTTCGCCTACCGCTTGCGTCTAAGCCCACCATGTCCTGATTTTGAGTTGCGTGCTGAACCGTCTGGTTTGGCACTCCGCAGTGGCAAGGCGATGGGAGTCAACGTCTATGCGATTCGCAAGGATGGGTTCGATGGCGATATCCAAATTCGCCTCAATGATTCCGTCAAACGATTTTCGGCGTCGTCGCCTGGAATGAAAAAAGCAGCGGATTCGACGAAAATATGGATCAAGAGTCTACGAAATGCGAAAGACTCACCAAGCGAGATTTTGATCGAAGGGATCGCCGAAATCGATGGTCAGCAAGTGGTTCGACGAGCGGTGGCATGCGAAGACAAGATGCAAGCGTTCCTATGGCGACACCTGGTGCCGACCGAAGCAGGGTTCTCTGCTATTGTTTTTGGTCCTAAAGAGGAACCAGAATTTCAACGACCTCTACCACCACGTCCGAGCAAATTGGATTATCAAAAGGCACGATCGGGCGACGTCCCCCAGTTCACCGCGAAGCAGGTTCAGGGACGGCTTAGACAGTTGCGACTTCTGTTCGAGGAATGGTCGATCACGGACAGTTTCTACAACGCGAAAGTCGCTCAGTGCGAAACATTCCAATAG
- a CDS encoding DUF1559 family PulG-like putative transporter — translation MKQKTAFTMVEVFTVVAIIGVLVGLLLPAIQASREMVRRTSCANNFMQIGLAIHGYHQAFKQLPVQLSGSEGSTTPSVDNDRRLSAFVALLPFLDEQPRWEIINRSIRKDDSRLRSYAFYLGYSYNDGWGMSMDEEEAEEPDSDATWVAGGPEPFDGDYYPWSSEIRPLRCPSDPGIGLPALGRTNYAVCLGDGMVAADSGPMKERNGRFVIDAKLEKQTELAMRGMFVPRVIMRFSDVTDGLSTTIMMAEIATDLGDQSILTKPIAGPGIVLASNPNWARDQQLIDVDRPEFWQMQSNASVLAADNSVGRGSRWADGMPVYTAVNTILPPNREIVLQADRDDTWGVLGASSRHQGGAHVCMGDGKVTFVNDSIDAGHPSAASVFVGSVNEELIESPYGLWGALGTRASHELSAISGP, via the coding sequence GTGAAACAAAAAACTGCGTTTACGATGGTCGAAGTGTTTACGGTCGTGGCAATCATCGGTGTTTTGGTCGGACTATTGTTGCCTGCGATTCAAGCATCGCGAGAAATGGTGCGGCGGACGAGTTGTGCAAACAACTTCATGCAAATCGGTCTGGCCATCCACGGCTACCATCAGGCGTTCAAACAATTGCCGGTTCAATTATCGGGCAGCGAAGGCAGTACAACGCCGAGCGTCGATAACGACCGCCGGCTGAGTGCGTTTGTCGCTTTGTTGCCATTTTTGGATGAACAACCAAGATGGGAAATTATCAATCGATCAATTAGAAAGGATGACTCCAGACTCCGAAGCTATGCCTTTTACCTTGGATATAGCTATAATGACGGCTGGGGTATGTCGATGGATGAAGAGGAAGCGGAAGAGCCGGACTCCGATGCAACGTGGGTAGCAGGCGGTCCTGAGCCGTTCGACGGCGACTACTATCCTTGGTCTTCAGAAATTAGACCGCTGCGCTGCCCGAGCGATCCTGGGATTGGTCTTCCTGCACTGGGGCGAACCAACTACGCGGTCTGTCTTGGTGATGGCATGGTCGCGGCGGATTCAGGACCTATGAAAGAGCGGAATGGTCGATTCGTCATCGATGCGAAACTGGAAAAGCAAACCGAGCTGGCGATGCGAGGGATGTTTGTCCCGCGAGTGATCATGCGGTTTTCCGACGTCACCGATGGTCTTAGCACGACGATCATGATGGCCGAGATTGCGACCGATCTCGGCGATCAATCGATACTCACCAAGCCGATTGCAGGTCCAGGCATCGTGTTGGCGTCGAATCCGAATTGGGCCCGCGATCAACAACTCATTGACGTCGACCGGCCTGAGTTTTGGCAGATGCAATCGAACGCTTCCGTCTTAGCAGCCGACAACTCGGTCGGGCGCGGAAGTCGTTGGGCCGACGGAATGCCCGTTTACACGGCCGTCAATACCATTTTGCCACCAAACCGCGAGATCGTCTTGCAGGCGGACCGGGATGACACGTGGGGCGTACTCGGTGCCAGTAGCCGGCATCAGGGCGGTGCCCATGTCTGTATGGGCGATGGCAAAGTCACCTTCGTCAATGACAGTATCGATGCTGGCCACCCCAGTGCAGCGAGCGTCTTTGTCGGCAGCGTCAATGAGGAGTTAATTGAAAGTCCATACGGACTATGGGGAGCCTTGGGGACGAGAGCCAGTCACGAACTCAGCGCCATCAGCGGCCCGTAG